The Brassica oleracea var. oleracea cultivar TO1000 chromosome C7, BOL, whole genome shotgun sequence sequence TCTTCGGCATCTTAAGATATAAAAGATTAAAATAATTTCCTGGAAGAGGCAAAGGGGTAGGAGTGTCTCTTTTGACCCCATTATTCTAAGTCTGAAGGGAATAATCACACATTGTAGAAACGAGGGGTAGGAGTGTATCATGTGACCCCGGTATTCGCTACACTTTGTCAAATAAAAGCTACAAAAGTAGACAAGTCAATAAGATGAACAAGATGGAGTGCATCAGCATCAACATTCATTGAAATTATAAAGATTCAGAGAAGAGAGAAAAAGAGGGAAGAAAGGAATCAGAGAAGACTACATGTGTGTTCATAAACTTGCTTGAGTAAGATTCCATGTCCCTTTATCGATACTCCCAAGACGTAGACTACACATCTATATTTATGCAGAAATGAGGTCAGCAGAGGGGTACGTCAGGCGCTATCAGTAGTGTTGTGTGATTGTATGGTATGGTGACTAAGCTAGTGTGTAGTATATTGAAAACATCTAAGGTTAGTAATGATTCACTTCCACCTATCATATTTGCAGAAGTGAAAGTAGTGATTTTAAATTATGTGAGTCCCTAATGTTTTCAAAACTTTTTCATAAGACTGCCATGTGTGTTTTGCTTGAGAACAAGCAAAAGGGTAAGTCTGAGGGAGTTGATAGACCATGGATTTTACCCTGTTTTAGCCATGGTTTATAAGTGTTTTAGTAAATATTTACTAGGATATAGAGTCTATTTAGAGTATTTACAGGTTCATGGACGATTTGGAGGAATGTGGTGATTTTGGTGTCTCTTGGAGCCTTTTGAATGCAGAGCTTCACAGACGCGTGAGATGTTTAGCTATGTATGGATACCTTCCCACCGTTAGATTTAGCCCATCTTTTACGATAAGATATAGCTTTGAGTTAGCTTTCTAATTCCGCCGATTTGAGGTCAATCAGCATCCTGTAACAGAAGTTATGCCTGTTTTACTGAAGAGTGGTCAGTCTGCCTTGCAAGAGGAAGCTGTCGAGGAGAAGAATGATTGTCGATCGATGAAGCACCCTTGCCATCGATCAACGAAGAACCATTGCCATTGAGTCGATCGACGGTGACTCCAGAATATGGGCTGAGCATATTTTATGACCGATTGAAGCCCAGAAGCAACAACACATTACCAGAATACCTTTGGACGACCTAAAACTCTATTTATGTGTTTTCTAAGCCATTGTTGACGGCTAAGCTTTATTATATTGTTCTTTCATAGTTCTAGGTTAGGAGAGATAGGAGGAACTCCTTCAGAGTCCTCCAGGAACTCCTTTGGTTTTTGTATCTATTCTATTGCAATTTTAATATCTATTCATCTATGATTTCTGTGACAAACTTCATGCTTGAATATATCCACCTGTTAGGTTTAGGTTTCAAATAGGTTATGAGGGATTAGCCCCAACTATAGATTGTTAAGTTGTGATATTCATCTTTAGGATTGTCATTAATGCATGTTTCTAGATTAGCTACCTAGAACTTGCCGTAGGAGTTGTAGACATAAGCGATAGCTTGTATCTCACCCTGAATCCATCCTAACTGAGCTAAGATTGATAGAGTAAGGCGAGAGCTGATCTAGGAAGCTTAGTGAGCACATTCAACCCGCGCATTAACGCTTGACCAAAAGAGTCGATCGATATTCTAATCGAATAATCGGTCGACGTTTCAACAAGTGTATCGATCGATATTCCTATAGAATCATCGATCGACACTGGTCAATAGACAATACCTAGAAAGCGAGAGCCTAATGGTTTGTTTATAAATGTTGAGCTCTATACTATCATGCATACAACTTGTTAGGCATTTGTAGGATTATAATCCTGATTTCATGAATAAGAAACCCTAAGTCTAGCAAACCATCCTTCCATCAAACCTCAATCAATCAGCCGAGCAATTGCATTGCCACCATTGCAATTTACATTAAAACTAACTAATAGATCTTTTGTGTGCCCTATCTCTTTGCTGATTCGATCCCTAAGTACTATAACTCGACCTCTTATTTGAGAGAGTATAAATCACTCCTTAGGATAATTTGAGTGATGTCACTGAGCATAGATATATTATTATTTATTGAGTCTTCATTCATTCATTGCTTAATGCTTACGCTAAACTAATCATCTTGCGTCTGATCCTAGGTTAACTTGTGCATCAAAAGTGTCATAGGTTGCTAGATCTTGCATAAATGAGCATTGTGTCATTTAACATGCGAAAGTAGATGTTTAGGCGCATTGTGAATAGATCGGACTTGTTCAATAAGGTTCACCATTGGATCTCAGACCAAGCGACATCTTAGGCTCTGGATTTGATCGGTGAAAGGAACAGCTACACGATAGTGTGTTGTTCTATCCAAGTGATCCGAGTTCTAGATCGTAGTTATTTGAACCTGAATAATTGCTTGGTTGCGGTTGTACGCACTCGTTGCTCACTCTAGAGTAGCTCCTTTTAAATTGAGTCATCAATTAAGTTGTTACTGGTCTCCTACGTCACTATTGAAATCAAAACTCATAATTGTTCTTAGCTTCATATTGAACTCATAGGAATAAAGTGTGAACTGGTCCTCTAGATTGAATCTCAAATATTACAATTACAACTGTTAAATTTAACAGTAGCAAGGATTCATTTTTAGTGTATCAAGTTTTGGTACCGTTGCGGCGTGGACCAGACAATTTACCTTTATTTTTCGGTTCCATATTCAGTCTAAGATATCTAACTTGCTTTTATCTTCCTGTTGCAGCTAATGATCCAGGTGCATGACCAGTAGGCACACTCGGAGAAACGCACAAGGACCATTACACATGCTCATCAACGAAGAACTAGCAAGATTAGAATGAACGAATAGACAACAACCAAGATCGATCAACACCGAAATGGGTGATCACGGTAATCAAGACGATCTCGATGCTGCTTTGGCACTCATGCAGAAGCAGATGCAGCAAACAATGAACGCACGCGAACAAGCCGCTCAGGCTGCAGCGGAACTAGCCGTGCAGCGGCAACAACAGCAAGGCGTTCCGATAGGAGAAGTCAACCTACCTCGCAACTTCCCTGCTAATCACTCTGCCATCAATCCTCCTCCATGTCAGAGACAGGACTTCGAGACTAAACCCGCTTTCATCACCTTAGTGCAGAGGAAGATGTTCAATGGTCTCCCGGATGAAATACCAATGGACCATATTGAGAACTTTGAAAGGGTTTGCGGATTCACTCGAGCGAATGGTGTGCCACCAGATTACATCAAGTGCACATTGTTCCCATTCTCTCTTGACGGGAAGGCCACTAGATGTTTAGACTCTCTCCCGACTGGCTCTCTGACTACATGGGAGCAAGTCCGATCAGCTTTTCTGAGAAACTTCTACACGAAGGCAAAGACCGCTGCCTTGAGGAACAAGATCTCTACGTTTAAGCAGATCCACGATGAACCGTTCTGTGATGCATGAGAGCGCATACCTACCGTCGGGAATGCCCTCACCATGGGTTTGACAATGAATACCTTTTGGGAGTGTTCTATGATGGAGTAACCCTAGAAGCGCAAAACCAGCTCGATTCCTCGAGTAATGAAGACTTCATGACTCAAACGACTGAAGGAGACTTCGCATTGATCGAGAATAAGGTTGCAAGCTCGGCTAATAAGAACGCAGAGACTGACCGCTCCATGAAGGTTAGCAGCGTGGGTACTTCAAGAATGGATGAGCTATCAGCTAAGATGGACCAATTGATCATGAGCAATCAGAATCCGGTTTTCATCATGGAAGATTCCTTATTAGAGCAGAGCATCAAGGACGTTGTATTGGACACTGATAAGCCCATAGAGGATCAACAAAATGTCAGCTACATCAATGGGCAAGGATGGCAGTTTAATAACTATCACCCAAACCCCAACGTCACGAACAATCTACATCTGTTTGGTCACAACACCAGAACAGACAACCCTGATAAGGCGCAAAACATTGGATATCAGAAGTCTTACCCTCAGAATGTGTCAGGACGAAGTTTTGTACTCAGCAACTCAGGCAATCAAAGTCAAAACTTTAAACCACAGAACAACCCGCAGATTGCTCCGATAGTTGCCACTGCTCCACAGGATTAGCTGAAAAGCCTAACCATGATGATGCAACAGCTCCTGCAAGGGAAACAAGTTCAAGGCAAGGCACTGAATCAAGTCACAACAGACCTCAGTTCCAGGATGAATAACATGTTCAACGACCTGAACACAAAGTACGACAATGTCGCCAGCCACATAAGACAGATGGATGTCCAGATTACTCAAACCACCGAGAGTGTTAAGAGGCAGCAGGGCATGCTTCCTGGAAAGACAGACAAAAACCCTAAGGAATGCAATGCAGTTGGGCTGAGGAGTGAAGACAACTGACTGATCCAGTACCAAAGAAGTTCACAGCAGCAGAAAAAGGGAAGCAGAAAGAGTCAGAGCAACCGCTGAAAACGATACGGAACAGTCTGTTGAGGTTGATCCATCTTAAAAATAACAACCTGCTGAGGTTGTTCGACCACCCACTGAGCCTGATCCTGTACGCGATTACACACCCAAGGTGCCATATCCTGTTCCAGCCAAAGCCATACGTAAAAATCGAGAGGAGATGAAAAGCAAGAAGATGCTGGAGGACTTGACCGTCAAACTTCCCTTGATTGATGCGATCCAAATGATGCCCTCCATGCGCAGCCTAATGAAGGGATTGGTCTCCGGGAAGATATCCAAGAACAGCGATTTCATGATTGTTTTGAAAGAGTGATGCTTAGTGCTCCAGAACAAGACAGTTAGGAAATTGGGAGATGCGGGCAAGTTTGTTCTCTCTGTCCAGGTTGGGAGAACGGTTTTCTCATGTTCTCTGGTTGATCTTTCATCAAGCGTAAACCTCATGCTCTACTTTGTAGCAAGACGATTGGGATACTCAAACTTCAAACCCACCTAGATGTCACTTGTGTTCGCAGACAGATCAGTAAAGTCTCCAGTAGGCATACTTGAAGATCTCCAAGTTCGAGTTGGGAACACCACTGTTCCAGCAGAATTTATAGTTCTGGAGCTTGATGAAGAACCCAAGGACCCTCTCATCCTAGGAAGGCCATTCTTATGCACAGTTGGTGCTATCATAGACGTGCGACAAGGAAAGATCGATCTCCATCTGGGAGATATTGTGATGAAGTTCGAATTGAACGAGTTGATAAAGCAACCGATGTTGGATGCGCAAACTTTCGTGGTAAATGAAGAGAGTGATCCGTTAGAGCCTCGCGAAGAAATGATCGAGGAAATCCTTACCAACGATCCGCTCAAACTCGCATTAATTAGAGCCGAGGCTGAGCAAAATGTCGAACACATTGATGCTGATGGGTATGCTAAGATGCACGACTCCGCAAGGAGTATGGAACAGATGGTCGCATATCTAAGTCTGGGGGGGGCAAGGGGGGAATGAGCAGAACAATCCAACAGGATCAACTGTCCCTGCGAAACCAACTGTTCTCCCGATTCAGCTCGACGAACCATGGAGCGAACTGAAGGCTCCGAAAGTTGAGCTCAAATCCCTGCCCCATGGACTCAGGTATGCGTTTTTAGGACCAAACTCTACATATCATGTCATTGTGAATTCAGAGCTAAATAATGTGGAAACTGCATTGCTCTTATGTGAGCTTAGAAAATATCGTAAGGCATTAGGATATTCTCTAGCTGACATACCTGGCATTTCATCTGATTTGTGCATGCATAGAATACACCTAGAGGATGAATCGATGACTTCTGTAGAACATCAGAGGAGGTTAAACCCGAATCTAAAATATGTTATCAAGAAAGAGATAATGAAACTTCTAGAGGCTGGTGTGATCTATGCCATATCTGATAGCAAATGGGTTAGTACTTAGTACTATTCATGTAGTTCCTAAAAAGGGAGGGATCACTGTCATAACAAATGAAAAGAATGAACTGATTCCCACTAGAACAGTAACCGACCATCGCATGTGAATTGATTTTCGTAAATTAAATGCTGCAACTCGCAAGGATCACTTCCCACTTCCTTTTATTGATCAAATGCCTGAGAGATTGGCTAACCACCCATACTACTGCTTTTTAAATGGTTATTCAAGTTTCTTTCAGATCCCCATTCATCCAGACGATCAGGAGAAGACGGCGTTCACATGCCCTTACGAAACATATGCATACCGGAGAATGCCATTCGGCCTATGCAATGCTCCGGCGACCTATCAACGTTGCATAATGTTGATTTTTACTGATATGATTGAGGACATAATGGAGGTTTTCATGGATGACTTCAGCGTCTAGGGAAGCTCATTTCATGTACGTTTGTCAAATTTGTGCAGGGTATTACAAAGGTGTGAGGAAAAATATCTTGTGCTGAACTAGGTCTGGGCATTTTAACCTGGACCCGAAAACCCGAACCGGAACCGACCAAAAAATACTCGACCCGGAACCGAACCAAAAATTTACAAGTACCTTTTGGATCTAAATTTCTTTTACCCGAAAGAACTGAAACCGACCCGAATAGACCCGGACCCGAAAAGAACCGACCCGAATAGACCTGACCCGACTTAAAAACATGTATATCTAAAACTATGATTTTTTTGTGTTCTATTTTATATATATTATTTTATGATCTAGTTGAATTATATTTTGTTAACAGCATTTGTTATTATTTTGTAACACTTTTTAAGTAATATGAAGCTTTAAAATTTAAAATTTAGAGTTTAAATTTTTTTTTAATTAATAATAGTTTCATTTAAGTTATTTTGTAACATTTTAGATATATATGACAAATATCGACTAAATTTGATGGAGTTGGGTATGATATGCTCTTTTCAGATCTTAAATAACCGAACCCGGCCCAGATCCGATATAGACCCGAAAAATTACAGGTATTTTATGAGAATTTTAATTATAGACCCGAACAGACCCGGACCCGAGAAAAACCGACCCGAACCCGACCCGAAAATTTCTAAGTACCTATTGGATCTAAATATTTAGGATCCGAAATACCCAGACCCGAAAGGAACCGGCCCGAACCCGACCTGAAGACCTCAACGCCCAGGCCCAGACACGTCTGAGTGCGTCACTCCGAGCCGCCATATGAGAGTCATGTTCGATGATACGCCATGCACCATACTGAAGACCTTTTGTAACCTTTTTTTCTCCATAATCTTATGTATCCTTGTGGTTTTTTAAATTTTTTTTGCGATCACTAGGATCAAATCAGCTCTTTGCAGATTGTGGTTGCAATTAAGTTTGTAACCGAAATTTCATTGATGATCAATGATATTTACCATTTAGCAAAAAAAAATGTTTGGAGAAATTCCATCATAAAATAAATATTTAGTAACTATTATCTCCTACTTAGAGCATCTTCAAAAGCAATATTATTTTTAAAGTTGGCAAAACTTCAAATTTGAAGTTTGAGGGTGTTCTTCTCCAAAAGAACAACTTCAAACCAAACTTTAAAAGTTTTACTTTTTACACTATAGTCCTTTATTGATAAAAATTAACAAAAATCATAACATTTTTATTATACAATAATATATAATAAAAAATATTGTACATAGTATTAAATAGTAAAATAACACATATTTCAAAATAATAACTGAGTCTTTATCTTTATTTGTAGATTATAACCTAAAAGTTGTTGAAATATTGTACTTTCTTTGGTTGATACAATAATTTTTGATATAATTTTATCTTTTTGTATTTTTGCTTTATAGTTTGTATTAAATGTGTATTGTAATATTGTTTTCTATAATATTTCGCTTTACTGTTATTTATATGTTTGTATTTTGCATAAGATAAAAGAAAATTATAAGGATTAAAATGATAACTATCAATGTCGATGAAATTATTTGAAAGGTAGATAATTGTAAAGACTTAAAAGTAAGGACTTTCAAACTTGAAGTTTTGTACATTAAAACTTCTAAAGTTTCCATGTACAAAACTTCAACTTTTAAAGTTTTGAAGTTGTTTTTGGAACATGCAAAAGAAGTTTAGAAGTTGCTTTTGGAGATGCTCATATCTAATGATTAAAGCTGAAGGAGAACGTATAATACCTGTCTTGAGAAGACAGGGCCGGCCCTGGGCCAAGCCCAATGAAACATTTGCCTTGGGCCCCCAAATTTTTTGAAAACTTTTATATGTAAATAGGCCCCTAATTTGTAAAAAAAAAAAAAACTTAGGCCCCTAAATTTTTGAAGTATTTACTAAATGGTTTTGGGTCTCCAAACTCTCGGGGCCGGCCCTGTGAGAAGGAGAGTGTAGCCAATCTGACCAGGCTCGTTGGTGGTAGTGAATTTTTGAGGATTAAACTAACAAATAGGCAATCAACACAGTAAAACCATCAACGCAAAATAGTCATACTGGTTTAATTCTAAACCTGGTTCAGTTTGACACAACACCTATTTAACCAGTTACTAGAAAGGATAAGCAAAAAATCAAAAGATTGTTTTTTTAAAAAGGGCATGAAATGAATACTAATGAGCTAATGTTGATGCTCCTCTTCTTCGGTCTAACAAGCTTCTCATCTGAACATTACTACTCCCTCCTACAACAACCCTTCTTCATCTTCATCTTCATCTTCATCTTCATCCTCTTGCTCCTCCTCTACGGTATCAGCTGCATACTTATCGAGCTCATACTGGATCATTACCTCTATAGATGACTTTCTAGGGGTGAGATCGTATCGAAACTTGTCAGCTGTAAAAACATGGTGAAACAATGCACGTTACAAAGAAGAAACCTATCAGTAAAGAAATGAAATGAAAACACATCTGATCTTAAGCTCATACCAAGTTGCTTAACGATGTCAGTAAACGAAGCCTGTCAGAAAACACCAAAGCTCTTTTTCAGACATCTATCTTTTAAGAGTATAATTCCATAACACAAGAAATTCTCACCTTTTTAAAGTCCATTGCTTTCAAGATATCAAGAATTGCATTTCTCAACTCTTCATCACTAGGAGGCTCCTTGCTTTTGCCTTTCCCTTTCCCTTTTCCTTTTCCTTTTCCTTTTACAAGATAACACAAAGATGGTGTCAGACAAATCAGAGACGGTAACTAAAGCCACCAAGAACATAATATTAACGAACCAGTTTGATTTTTGACATACAAAAGCAGTAACACAGGTACATAACGAATGATCTCCTACTGAATAAAATTTATTAACCTAAACCGGTTTAATCCTAAGTCCGGGTTGATTCAAATCTGTTTAACTCTGATCTCTGAGACTTATTACCTGATACTTTAAGGGGAGGTGTTGCAATGACAGGGGGAAACAATGTTGGAACTCCGGAAGCATCCGGCCAAGCTGAGATCGCCGGAACAGGAGAAAATGTAGCCTCATAAGTTTTGTAATAGCGTTCAGCAGAGTAACAGTCGTCCGCATACTGCAAAGGGTTGATTTTCATCTTCTTGCAGACAGCTAGAGCGTGCAGACATGGAAACTTCTTCCTCTGGAACTTCCCACACGTGCAGGTTGAGTCATTCAACTGAACAATGCCCTCCTTATATTCTTTAAATTTCCCGGACAAGTGCCACCTGGCCATGGACATGCGTTCCTTCTTTTCTAAGGGTACTGAGACCTGAAATGCATCTCTTTCTAACGGCTTTACAACGAAAGCCGAGGAATCTGTCAAAGACTCTTGAAATTTTTTCATGACGTTTTTTGCGTACAGATCGCCGCGGTGGAGAGAGCCACGGCTACTGCTAAACGACGAGTCAAAAGCGTCTTTCATCTCACTAAACAGAAGCATCACACCCCCTGTCATTGCAACTTTCTGAAAGCTTCTACAAACTGCAAACAAAGCTTTTCTATCTATCTTCATGACTCCGTATCTAAGACCACTGTCGTGAGCCAGAGCCCACTGATGCGGAGGGATTCGTTCAAGCCATTTCCACCCTTCTGGTTTCTTCTCTTTGATCTCCTTCATGTAGGAATCAAACTCTCCCTTCTGAATGGACGACCCAGCCTTCATCACAAGGCACTCTGTCAAGTGTTGGTCTGGGAAGAGGCGAGAGAATTGGGAAGACAGATGGGTCAGACAGAACCTGTGATAAGCCCAGGGTTCTTTCCACTGTTCGTTAACAACAGCGAGTATGTCCGGGTGGTGCCTTGTGATGAGGCAAAGACCCTTCCTTTGGGTTACCTTCTCTCTGATTCTAGTGAGAAACCAGCGCCAACTATCAGTGGAGACTTCTTTAGTAACCGCAAAGGCAAGCGGGAAAATTTTGTTGGCTGCATCAAACCCTGAGGCTATCATCAGATTCATATTGTAATTACCCTTCAACTGTTTGCTGTCAACAACAACCAGCGGTCTGCAATGCTTAAACCCTTGGACAGACTGTGAAAACGCCCAAAACACGCTTCGAAAGGATGCAGCGTGTTGAGGATTTGGCAAAGAATCATACTGCCAGTCCACAATCATCCCGTTAGAAGAGTGAAGCGCAGACATTAACTTGGGTATGAATCTGAAACTCTGATCCCACTCTCCAAAGAGTCTTTTGATAGCTTCCCTTTTCGCGTCCTGCAAATTTCCTCTTGCATCACTAACTTCCTCACCTTCCTCATCAAGATGGGTAAGAAAAGTTTGCTCAGAGCCGAACTTTTCATTCCACCACTTGTGCAGCTCTGCAACTGTGAGCGTGGGATGCTCACTGACCACACGTTCGATTTCATACGCTAAAAACTTGTCATCAAAATAAACTGGACATGATTTCCCTAGCTGCTTACAAGTATCTGGACCGTCACAATTGGTTATCTCAAAAAGTCCGTGCTTTTCCATCCTAACTGCACGAATCGACCAATTGCATTTCCATCTTATGCACTCAAACGAAAACTCGTCCTCACCGGTCTCTCTTACAGCACATATATGCTGCCCTCTGATGGAGCGCCAGTCCACCGCCTTCTTTAGCTCATCTCTATCTTTGAAACACAATCCAGGAAGCCTTGTACCATCATCCTCAAGCCACAAACTAGAACGTAGACGCGGACTCTCAACTTTCTTCAAGTTGCTGCACCTAACAGCCCTTTCTTGCTGTGTAGTCTTCTGTCTTTTGGAGGGACCACCAGGATTCTCTCTTTCAGCCATGACCACAACCAATCCTGAAGAGAATTTCAAAGAGGTAAAACGCAAACTTTTAAAACCTGAAATAGATCCGCCCTATCAAACAACAGTGTATATCACTAAAAGTAAGGAAAAAGATCATAAACCCTAAAAAAATCCCAAATAAAGACTTGTAAATTTTCTCGTGCCCTAAAAGAAGATACTGAGACGCTAGAGATCTCCTAATCGAAACGATATAGAAATCAGGGACAATTGTACGCACCTCCAGACGCGGAGTTTTCCGTGAAGATATGGAGAGTAATTGCAAAAGGAGGAGGAGGCGTCTCTAGGAAGACGAGCAGTTTCTCACACACTCTACTTATTGTATTTGTATTGTACCTTCTCCACAAATATATCCGCTTTTTCGAAATATATATATATATATATATTTTTTTTTAAGAGTAACTAGATTTTGATCCGAGCGGGTTTCTTTGGGTTATAACAAAGTTTGATATGAATTAGTTTCGGGATTTTATATATGGACAATTCCCTTAAATAAACTATTTTCAAGTTTTGATCATAAAAATAGATCACATGGAGGAAAATGACCAAAATGTTTCATTTAATAGATAAAATGACACTAATACCCTAGATATAAAAAAAATAAAAAAATTAAAAAAAATTAAAAAAAATTAAAAAATAAAAAAAATAAAAAAAAGAAATTTTTTTATATAGTTTTAGATTATATGTTTTCAAATTCGAACTTCTTTATAAATTTTTTTTTTTTGAAATTTATTTTTTCGAAATTTTTGTTTTATTTTTTTGTTCAAGTTTTCTTTTTGTAATTAGAAAATTCTTTTTAAAACTGTTTTTTTTTTTTAACGACAAATTATTTTATTGATATCAAAACTAGATTCAAATGTTTACATGAAACATAAGAGATAAACAACACATTTTTAAGAAGATTTTAAAATTGAAAAAATAATAACATGTTGCTATCTAACTCATCCATAGAATAAGCTGATACGCTAACTTTATCCATCTTCGTTCTCGGTCTTAGATGATCTTGTTTTTGGCTGTCATGCATTGTGACCAAAAGCCTCTTTTCTTTTCGAAGATCATTGGATTGGATCCATCTGTTACATCGCAATCCGTCCCATACACTCCCGCTGCAGGAGGTAACATGTGTTGTTATTGTCTTAACTCTCCATGATCTAGGTTTTCTCCCTATTTGAAACCAACAAACACAATAACTAAAGTACTCCACGTTGTGTTGAGGTTTTCTCCCTATTGGACGCCGTTTCAGAACACTATTTCCTTCATCTTGGCCATTACCGGACTCCTCCCATTTTTCATTTTTTGGTGAAACGCTGTCTCCAAGTAAGAAGAGACTGAAGTATAAATATTTACCATGATTTTGTATTGATCCTTGTTGCCAGATGGACCCACCACAAACTAGCACTATCGTCTTCACAAAATCATCACTGTCGTATCTAATTCCAGCCATATCCAAAAGAACAATACCTTGAATCCATATCTTCAACTCCAATTTTGGTTTGTGCGCTAATCTCCTGTGATCCCCAGGCCAGGGCGGCTTTTTATGTCGATTCATTGTGTGAACAAATCGAGATTGAGAGATTAAACAAACTTGCAATATGTGCAAGGGAAAGCCATCGGTCCTGCAACTCCGTAAATCTACGAATCCCAGTACTGGAGAATAACGCTCCCGTTGTGAGAAAAGACGCACGCCAACCGTTCGAAAATCATATGATCTTCTCGCCCAAATCCTAATGACTGTCTGAAGAAGAGAACATGATGATCTTAA is a genomic window containing:
- the LOC106307012 gene encoding uncharacterized protein LOC106307012, which codes for MAERENPGGPSKRQKTTQQERAVRCSNLKKVESPRLRSSLWLEDDGTRLPGLCFKDRDELKKAVDWRSIRGQHICAVRETGEDEFSFECIRWKCNWSIRAVRMEKHGLFEITNCDGPDTCKQLGKSCPVYFDDKFLAYEIERVVSEHPTLTVAELHKWWNEKFGSEQTFLTHLDEEGEEVSDARGNLQDAKREAIKRLFGEWDQSFRFIPKLMSALHSSNGMIVDWQYDSLPNPQHAASFRSVFWAFSQSVQGFKHCRPLVVVDSKQLKGNYNMNLMIASGFDAANKIFPLAFAVTKEVSTDSWRWFLTRIREKVTQRKGLCLITRHHPDILAVVNEQWKEPWAYHRFCLTHLSSQFSRLFPDQHLTECLVMKAGSSIQKGEFDSYMKEIKEKKPEGWKWLERIPPHQWALAHDSGLRYGVMKIDRKALFAVCRSFQKVAMTGGVMLLFSEMKDAFDSSFSSSRGSLHRGDLYAKNVMKKFQESLTDSSAFVVKPLERDAFQVSVPLEKKERMSMARWHLSGKFKEYKEGIVQLNDSTCTCGKFQRKKFPCLHALAVCKKMKINPLQYADDCYSAERYYKTYEATFSPVPAISAWPDASGVPTLFPPVIATPPLKVSGKGKGKGKGKGKSKEPPSDEELRNAILDILKAMDFKKASFTDIVKQLADKFRYDLTPRKSSIEVMIQYELDKYAADTVEEEQEDEDEDEDEDEEGLL